AGGTGACGGCAGGCGCCGAGCAATTAAAAAAAATTGCCGACGAGGGAGACGACATTTTGCGGCAGATTCCGAATCTGACGCATCCCAATGCGCCGGTCGGCGGGGAAGATGCCGCACGGGAAGTGAAGCGCGGCAAAACGCCGTTGCCGAAGTTCAATTTCAAGCCGCTGGACCACGTGGCGCTGGCGGAAAAATTGAACCTGATCGATTTTGACGGGGGGGCGAAAGTCGCCGGGCATGGCTTTTACTTTCTTAAGAACGACGCCGTGCTGTTGGAATTGGCGCTGCAGCAGTACGCGATTGACAAGCTGGTGCGCGAGGGATTCACGCCGACCATCACGCCCGACTTGGCCCGAAACGAAATCCTCAGCGGCATCGGGTTTATTCCGCGCGGTCCGGAAACGCAAATATATAGCGTCGATGGGACCGACCTGAGCCTGGTTGCCACGGCGGAAATTACTCTAGGCGGCCTCTTGAGCGACACGATTTTGGAAGCCGAGCAGTTGCCGATCAAAATGTGCGGCATCAGCCATTGTTACCGTACCGAGGCGGGCGCACACGGCAAAGCCACGCGGGGGTTGTATCGGGTGCATCAATTCACGAAGGTGGAAATGTTTGCTTTCACGCTGCCGGAGCAAAGCAATGCCGTGCTCGATGATTTATGCCGCTTAGAGTGCGAAATTTTTGACGGGCTGGGCATTCCGTACCGGGTGATCGACACGGCCAGCGGCGATTTGGGCGGGCCGGCGTATCGCAAGTTCGATTTGGAAGCGTGGATGCCAGGGCGCGGCGAAGCGGGCGAATTCGGCGAAGTGACCAGCACCAGCAATTGCACCGATTATCAATCGCGACGGCTAGGGATTCGCTTCAAGCACAAAGGGGAAAAAGGAACGCACTTTGCCCACACACTGAACGGCACGGCCGTGGCGATTAGCCGGGGGATCATCGCCGTACTCGAGAATTACCAGCAGCCGGACGGGAGCGTGATTGTGCCGGAAGTGCTGCGGAAATGGATGGGGAAGGACTGCATCACAGCGAAATGACGAATGACGAAGGTCTAATGACGAATGAATGACCAATGACCATCCCGGCGCGCCGGGACCAATGACCAATGATCACGGGCCATCGTATTGGTCATTCGTGCTTGGTCATTCGTCATTCTCCACGCACTGGATTGAAGCAGGCGTAGCGCACTTCGGGGTCGCCGGGGTAGAGGGGCGGCAGGTCGCGTGGGCAGCGGTCGATGATGTTGGGGCAGCGCGGATGGAAAGCGCAGCCGGTGGGCAAGTGAATTAAATCGGGGGGCTGGCCGCGGATGGGGGTCAATGCTTCCTTGGCCGTATCGAGCCGCGGGATCGATTGCAGCAAACCAAGCGTGTACGGGTGCCGGGGCCGGGCGAACAAATCATTGACCGGAGCTTCTTCCACAAAGCGGCCGGCGTACATCACGTTGACGCGGCGGCAAATGTTGGCCACGACGCCCAAGTCGTGCGTGATGAGAATGATGGCGGTTCCCTCGGCCTGTTGCAACTGTTTCATCAGCTCCAAAATTTGAGCCTGGATTGTGACGTCCAGCGCCGTGGTCGGCTCGTCGGCGATCAGCAGGGCCGGCTTGCAGGCTAAGGC
This genomic stretch from Pirellulales bacterium harbors:
- the serS gene encoding serine--tRNA ligase; amino-acid sequence: MLDRKFVVENAAGVKENCAKRGAKADVDRFLALEAERRKLQASIEQLNQQANAVSKSIGQAKDPAEREARKEEGRRLRDQVTAGAEQLKKIADEGDDILRQIPNLTHPNAPVGGEDAAREVKRGKTPLPKFNFKPLDHVALAEKLNLIDFDGGAKVAGHGFYFLKNDAVLLELALQQYAIDKLVREGFTPTITPDLARNEILSGIGFIPRGPETQIYSVDGTDLSLVATAEITLGGLLSDTILEAEQLPIKMCGISHCYRTEAGAHGKATRGLYRVHQFTKVEMFAFTLPEQSNAVLDDLCRLECEIFDGLGIPYRVIDTASGDLGGPAYRKFDLEAWMPGRGEAGEFGEVTSTSNCTDYQSRRLGIRFKHKGEKGTHFAHTLNGTAVAISRGIIAVLENYQQPDGSVIVPEVLRKWMGKDCITAK